The following proteins are co-located in the Billgrantia tianxiuensis genome:
- the ftsW gene encoding putative lipid II flippase FtsW, producing MSAKAKQASKVRFARLRRLRERLSTRDQPFDGWLLFAALALILIGWVMVTSASTEVAASLTGNPWYFSQRHALFVAMALVGAAVALRSPLAWWRANGPLLLLVSIALLLLVLFVGREVNGSRRWLSIPLLPFNLQVSEVAKLCLIVYLAGYLERFLPDVRRRWGAFLRPLLVMGVVAVLLILEPDYGAMVVMTGCVMGMLLMAGAPWGRFVFILAGVGLLGFYIAIAEPYRLARLTSFSDPWADQFASGYQLTQALIAFGRGHWLGMGLGNSVQKLFYLPEAHTDFVFAVLAEELGLFGAVGVVGLFALLIWRAMAVGRRAELAGLAFAAYISYGIAMVIGAQAFINIAVSTGMLPTKGLTLPLLSYGGSSLLVSAAMVALLLRADIDTRRVLRRASPAAPREVAGRREPRLNQQEVMK from the coding sequence ATGTCAGCTAAGGCCAAGCAGGCATCCAAGGTGAGATTCGCGCGCTTGCGGCGGCTGCGGGAACGGCTCTCTACTCGTGATCAGCCGTTCGATGGCTGGCTGCTGTTCGCCGCCCTGGCGTTGATCCTGATCGGCTGGGTCATGGTCACCTCGGCATCCACCGAAGTGGCAGCGAGTCTGACTGGCAACCCGTGGTACTTCAGTCAGCGACACGCACTGTTCGTGGCCATGGCATTGGTGGGGGCTGCCGTCGCGCTACGTTCGCCGCTGGCCTGGTGGCGCGCCAACGGCCCACTGCTGCTGCTGGTCAGTATCGCGCTCTTGCTACTGGTGCTGTTCGTCGGTCGCGAAGTCAACGGCAGCCGACGCTGGTTGTCGATTCCCCTGCTGCCTTTCAACCTGCAAGTGTCGGAAGTGGCCAAGCTGTGCCTGATCGTCTACCTGGCCGGTTATCTGGAGCGTTTCCTGCCCGATGTGCGCCGTCGCTGGGGCGCCTTCCTGCGCCCGCTGCTGGTAATGGGGGTCGTCGCCGTGCTGCTCATCCTCGAACCCGATTATGGGGCGATGGTGGTGATGACCGGCTGCGTGATGGGTATGCTGCTGATGGCAGGTGCTCCCTGGGGGCGCTTCGTCTTCATCCTGGCGGGTGTCGGCCTGCTGGGCTTCTATATCGCCATTGCCGAGCCGTACCGGCTGGCGCGGCTGACGAGTTTTTCCGATCCCTGGGCGGACCAGTTCGCCAGCGGCTACCAGTTGACCCAAGCCCTGATCGCCTTCGGACGCGGCCACTGGCTGGGGATGGGGCTCGGCAACAGCGTGCAGAAACTGTTCTACCTGCCAGAGGCGCACACGGACTTCGTCTTTGCCGTGCTGGCCGAGGAGCTCGGCCTGTTCGGTGCCGTCGGCGTGGTGGGCCTGTTCGCGCTGCTGATTTGGCGGGCAATGGCGGTGGGGCGGCGCGCCGAGCTGGCAGGATTGGCCTTTGCTGCCTATATCAGTTACGGCATCGCCATGGTGATCGGTGCCCAGGCCTTCATCAACATTGCCGTGAGTACCGGCATGCTGCCAACCAAGGGCCTGACCCTTCCGCTGCTCAGCTATGGCGGCTCAAGCCTGCTGGTGAGCGCTGCCATGGTTGCCTTGCTGCTGCGGGCGGATATCGACACTCGCCGGGTGCTGCGACGTGCCAGTCCTGCCGCACCGCGGGAGGTGGCGGGGCGGCGTGAGCCCAGGCTCAACCAACAAGAGGTCATGAAGTGA
- the murD gene encoding UDP-N-acetylmuramoyl-L-alanine--D-glutamate ligase, producing the protein MPKVAKGVTLVVGLGISGRAICRHLAREGVPFMVADTRTAPPGVDEFRAAHPGVALHCGALTALDMSEAAEIVVSPGVDPATPGLAEMRRHRRADGAPLLVGEMALFVRAARAPIAAITGSNAKSTVTTLLGEMARLAGWRVAVGGNLGTPALDLLVDVPDAELYVLELSSFQLETTPCLGAESAAFLNLSEDHLDRHGDMAGYRDAKLAIFRGARHAVVNAEDPMTWPLEALPAIDRFTTQPPGTEEWGIASREGRDWLMHGATPLLPTDEMGLAGRHNQANALAALAMGSHLGLPLESMCEMLRRFKGLPHRSELIAEFGGVRWVNDSKGTNVGATLAAIAGLGPTLQGRLVLLAGGLGKGADFTPLAAPMARYGREAILFGADAAKLAAALQESVPVTRVADLEAAMQRARAIAESGDCVLLSPACASLDQFPNYLARGEAFRERVHEYVEEAGHVS; encoded by the coding sequence ATGCCCAAGGTGGCGAAGGGGGTGACACTGGTGGTCGGGCTCGGCATATCGGGCCGGGCGATCTGCCGCCATTTGGCTCGTGAAGGAGTGCCCTTCATGGTGGCCGATACGCGCACGGCGCCACCCGGAGTCGACGAGTTCCGTGCCGCTCATCCAGGTGTGGCGCTGCACTGCGGAGCGCTCACGGCCCTTGACATGAGCGAGGCGGCCGAAATCGTGGTAAGCCCCGGCGTCGACCCGGCAACACCTGGGCTGGCCGAAATGCGCAGGCATCGTCGCGCGGACGGAGCGCCACTGTTGGTTGGCGAGATGGCCCTGTTCGTGCGCGCGGCGCGCGCACCCATCGCCGCCATTACCGGCTCCAACGCCAAATCCACCGTTACCACTTTGCTTGGCGAGATGGCCAGGTTGGCTGGCTGGCGGGTGGCGGTGGGCGGCAACCTCGGTACACCGGCTCTCGACCTGCTGGTCGACGTGCCTGATGCGGAACTCTACGTGCTCGAACTCTCGAGCTTTCAGCTCGAGACCACGCCATGCCTGGGTGCCGAAAGTGCGGCGTTTCTCAATCTGTCCGAGGACCATCTCGACCGGCACGGCGACATGGCGGGCTACCGCGATGCCAAGCTGGCCATCTTCCGTGGTGCAAGGCACGCCGTCGTCAACGCCGAAGATCCCATGACCTGGCCACTCGAAGCGCTGCCTGCCATCGACCGCTTCACTACCCAGCCGCCTGGGACAGAGGAATGGGGCATTGCGTCCCGCGAGGGACGCGACTGGCTGATGCATGGAGCGACGCCGCTGCTGCCCACCGACGAAATGGGGTTGGCGGGACGACATAACCAGGCCAACGCCCTGGCCGCCTTGGCCATGGGCAGTCATCTCGGTTTACCTCTCGAGTCGATGTGCGAGATGCTGCGCCGGTTCAAGGGGTTGCCGCATCGCAGCGAGCTGATCGCCGAGTTCGGCGGCGTGCGCTGGGTCAACGACTCCAAGGGCACCAATGTCGGCGCGACGCTGGCGGCCATCGCTGGGCTGGGGCCCACGCTACAAGGGCGCCTCGTGCTGCTGGCTGGTGGTCTGGGCAAAGGGGCGGACTTCACGCCTTTGGCCGCGCCCATGGCTCGCTATGGACGCGAGGCGATCCTGTTCGGAGCCGATGCCGCCAAGCTTGCCGCAGCCCTGCAAGAGAGTGTGCCTGTGACTCGGGTCGCCGATCTCGAAGCTGCCATGCAGCGCGCACGCGCAATCGCCGAGTCCGGCGATTGCGTACTGCTCTCGCCAGCGTGCGCCAGTCTCGATCAGTTTCCCAACTACTTGGCCCGTGGCGAGGCGTTCCGGGAGCGGGTACACGAGTACGTCGAGGAGGCGGGGCATGTCAGCTAA
- the mraY gene encoding phospho-N-acetylmuramoyl-pentapeptide-transferase, producing the protein MLLFLANFLAQYQSAFNVFNYLTLRMILGTMTALLLCLWLGPWMIRRLVERQIGQAVRDDGPQSHLSKAGTPTMGGAMILMAIAVSTLLWADLSNRFVWIVLVVTLGFGAIGWVDDYRKVVEKNPRGLPARWKYFWQSVIGLATALVLYFTATSAVETSLIVPLFKDIVLQLGVFYILLTYLVIVGSSNAVNLTDGLDGLAIMPTVMVAMGLAIFAYASGNAVFANYLQIPSIAGAGELAVFCATIAGAGLGFLWFNTYPAQVFMGDVGALALGAALGVVAVIVRQEIVLFIMGGIFVLETISVILQVGSYKLTGRRIFRMAPLHHHYELKGWPEPRVIVRFWIVTVVLVLVGLATLKIR; encoded by the coding sequence ATGCTGCTTTTTCTGGCTAATTTCCTGGCGCAATACCAGAGCGCCTTCAACGTCTTCAACTATCTGACCCTGCGCATGATCCTCGGTACCATGACGGCGCTGCTGCTGTGCCTGTGGTTGGGACCCTGGATGATTCGCCGCCTGGTCGAAAGGCAGATTGGCCAGGCGGTGCGCGACGACGGGCCGCAGTCGCATCTCTCCAAGGCCGGTACGCCGACCATGGGCGGTGCGATGATCCTAATGGCGATCGCCGTCAGCACGCTGTTATGGGCCGATCTCTCCAACCGTTTCGTATGGATCGTGCTGGTGGTGACGCTGGGGTTCGGCGCGATCGGCTGGGTCGACGACTACCGCAAGGTGGTAGAGAAGAATCCTCGAGGGCTGCCGGCACGCTGGAAGTACTTTTGGCAATCGGTGATCGGTCTGGCGACGGCCCTGGTGCTCTACTTCACGGCGACCAGTGCGGTGGAAACCAGCCTGATCGTGCCGCTGTTCAAGGACATCGTGCTGCAGTTGGGTGTGTTCTACATCCTGCTCACCTATCTGGTGATCGTTGGCAGCTCGAACGCCGTCAACCTCACCGATGGCCTCGACGGCTTGGCGATCATGCCCACCGTCATGGTCGCCATGGGGCTGGCAATCTTCGCCTATGCCAGTGGTAATGCGGTATTCGCCAACTACTTGCAGATTCCCAGTATTGCCGGGGCCGGGGAACTGGCCGTGTTCTGTGCCACCATCGCCGGCGCCGGTCTCGGCTTTCTGTGGTTCAACACCTACCCGGCCCAGGTCTTCATGGGCGACGTCGGTGCGCTGGCGCTGGGAGCGGCGCTGGGTGTGGTCGCCGTGATCGTGCGCCAGGAGATCGTGCTGTTCATCATGGGCGGTATCTTCGTTCTGGAAACCATCTCGGTGATCCTGCAAGTCGGCTCCTACAAGCTGACCGGGCGACGTATCTTCCGCATGGCGCCGCTGCATCACCATTACGAACTCAAGGGCTGGCCGGAGCCGCGTGTCATCGTGCGTTTCTGGATCGTCACCGTGGTGCTGGTGCTGGTTGGCCTGGCCACTCTGAAGATTCGCTGA
- the ftsL gene encoding cell division protein FtsL: MPKGVAWRPAWRPSWRLLLIVGLVLACLASATAVISASHQTRAQYVRLQQLERERDQLQTEWGQLLLEESAWSSPARIERLAVERLDMRLPHVNEVEVIRP, translated from the coding sequence ATGCCGAAAGGCGTTGCCTGGCGACCCGCCTGGCGGCCCAGTTGGCGCCTGCTGCTGATCGTGGGGCTGGTGCTGGCATGCCTGGCCAGCGCCACGGCAGTGATCAGCGCGAGTCATCAGACGCGTGCTCAGTACGTTCGCCTGCAACAGCTCGAGCGCGAGCGCGATCAGCTGCAGACCGAGTGGGGGCAACTGCTACTCGAAGAGAGCGCTTGGTCGTCGCCGGCGCGCATCGAGCGCCTGGCCGTCGAGCGGCTCGATATGCGACTGCCTCATGTCAACGAAGTCGAGGTCATCCGACCATGA
- the rsmH gene encoding 16S rRNA (cytosine(1402)-N(4))-methyltransferase RsmH, producing MPPSAAEPSRHGFRHASVLLDGAVDALVHDPSGAYLDGTFGRGGHSRAILERLSPEGRLLAIDRDPHAIAEARKLDDPRFAIEQGEFAKLDAIAARHDLHGKLAGVLLDIGVSSPQLDDPERGFSFLRDGPLDMRMDPTQGESAAEWLARAREADIAHVFKAYGEERFAKRLARAIVTRRAERPFLRTGDLAEVLKAAHPAWEKGKHPATRAFQALRIHVNGELEQLDAALTAALEALAPGGHLVVISFHSLEDRRVKRFIREHVRGDADLPRGMPVREEQLAKRLEMLGKAQRPTAEEVEGNPRARSAVMRAARKRF from the coding sequence ATGCCGCCATCCGCAGCTGAACCGAGCCGACATGGCTTTCGTCATGCCAGCGTGCTGCTGGACGGCGCCGTGGATGCGCTCGTTCACGACCCCAGTGGGGCCTATCTTGACGGCACCTTTGGTCGCGGCGGCCACTCGCGTGCCATCCTTGAGCGGCTGAGCCCTGAAGGGCGCCTGCTGGCCATCGACCGCGACCCCCATGCCATTGCCGAAGCGCGGAAGCTGGACGACCCGCGCTTTGCCATCGAACAAGGTGAATTCGCCAAACTGGACGCTATCGCGGCGCGTCATGACCTGCATGGGAAGCTGGCCGGGGTGCTGCTGGACATTGGCGTGTCTTCACCGCAGTTGGACGATCCCGAGCGGGGCTTCAGTTTCCTGCGAGACGGCCCGCTGGACATGCGCATGGATCCGACCCAGGGCGAGAGTGCCGCCGAGTGGCTGGCCCGTGCCCGTGAAGCCGATATCGCCCATGTGTTCAAGGCCTACGGCGAGGAGCGCTTCGCCAAGCGCCTGGCACGAGCCATCGTGACACGCCGTGCCGAAAGGCCGTTCCTGCGCACCGGGGATCTTGCCGAGGTGCTCAAGGCTGCCCATCCTGCCTGGGAGAAGGGCAAGCATCCCGCCACGCGAGCCTTCCAGGCGCTGCGCATCCATGTCAACGGTGAGCTGGAGCAGCTCGACGCGGCGTTGACGGCCGCGCTCGAGGCGCTGGCGCCGGGCGGGCACCTGGTGGTCATCAGCTTCCATTCCCTCGAAGATCGTCGGGTCAAGCGTTTCATTCGCGAGCACGTGCGTGGAGATGCCGATCTGCCGCGTGGCATGCCAGTGCGGGAGGAGCAGCTTGCCAAGCGCCTGGAGATGCTGGGCAAGGCGCAACGGCCCACGGCGGAAGAGGTCGAAGGCAATCCGCGTGCCCGCAGTGCCGTGATGCGCGCGGCACGCAAGCGGTTCTGA
- a CDS encoding penicillin-binding protein activator — MLNAGFRERFLPLGTCRQGRIHAEKASRPAGHCAIRPPGGRLCPPGIVERVPDDDPGYLLEQAQQQPPEQAAISRLEAADILARRGQRTQALEIASGIDDAQLPGEHRLHWAMLLSELGEELEEPRAVIQAGQLLDEVDMPRDAGLILRERMGRALLRVDEYRAAAAMLMYVQARTEREALNDAIWTSLSRLDGNELASLREDADELTLGWLGLASLVRESDGDIERLFARLESWRERNPQHPAARNVPSELLALRELRGKEVRHIAIFLPDSGPLASVAESIRTGIRAHHLHSVERNGGVRLSFLDASLGNLDALYTEARNIGAQVVIGPLDKDQVSELEARDSVPLPTLALNYGAGSSNRAEGLFQYGLSAEDEARQVARRAYEDGHRRSAMLVPNNEWGARVGRAFEQEWRSRNGTITNSVSYDPRGSATESTRRVLAGGRPDMLFLLALPSYARQVPPTLDYYGAADLPIYATSHLYEGRPQPLLDHDLDEVNFVDIPWQIPDAAVGGVEALPYLASFQELHQDADPSTFRLMAMGVDAYELARRLPQFQLLPESELFGATGLLVAGHDGRIERRLPWARFERGVPRPILTFDLLDGDLGGNGQLR, encoded by the coding sequence ATGTTGAATGCCGGGTTCAGGGAGCGATTCCTGCCGCTCGGGACCTGCAGACAAGGAAGGATTCATGCTGAAAAAGCCTCGCGGCCTGCTGGCCATTGCGCTATTCGCCCTCCTGGTGGCCGGCTGTGCCCCCCCGGTATCGTCGAGCGTGTACCCGATGACGATCCCGGCTATCTCCTCGAGCAGGCGCAGCAACAGCCCCCCGAGCAGGCCGCCATCAGCCGGCTCGAGGCGGCCGACATCCTAGCACGCCGCGGCCAGCGCACCCAGGCACTGGAGATCGCCAGCGGAATCGACGATGCCCAGTTGCCTGGCGAGCATCGTCTGCATTGGGCAATGCTGCTGTCGGAACTCGGCGAGGAGCTGGAAGAGCCCCGGGCCGTGATCCAGGCCGGGCAATTGCTCGATGAAGTCGACATGCCGCGCGATGCCGGCCTGATCCTGCGCGAACGTATGGGACGCGCCTTGTTACGGGTAGACGAGTATCGCGCCGCGGCCGCAATGCTGATGTACGTTCAGGCCCGCACCGAGCGGGAGGCGCTCAACGATGCCATCTGGACTTCGCTGTCCCGCCTCGACGGTAACGAACTGGCCAGCCTGCGTGAGGACGCCGACGAGCTGACCCTAGGCTGGCTCGGCCTTGCCAGTCTGGTACGCGAGAGCGACGGCGACATCGAACGTCTGTTCGCGCGACTGGAGTCCTGGCGCGAGCGCAACCCCCAGCACCCGGCCGCCCGCAACGTACCTTCCGAACTGTTGGCACTGCGCGAGCTGCGCGGCAAGGAAGTCCGCCACATTGCCATTTTTCTGCCCGACAGCGGCCCTCTGGCCAGCGTCGCCGAGTCGATCCGCACCGGCATACGCGCCCATCACCTGCACAGCGTCGAACGCAACGGCGGGGTGAGGCTCTCGTTTCTCGATGCCAGCCTCGGCAATCTCGACGCCCTCTACACCGAAGCGCGCAACATTGGCGCCCAGGTCGTCATCGGCCCGCTCGACAAAGACCAGGTCAGCGAACTCGAGGCCCGCGACAGCGTACCGTTGCCAACCCTGGCGCTGAACTATGGCGCCGGCTCGTCGAACCGGGCCGAAGGCCTCTTCCAGTATGGCCTGTCGGCCGAAGACGAGGCGCGCCAGGTCGCGCGGCGTGCCTACGAGGACGGCCATCGCCGCAGCGCCATGCTGGTGCCGAACAACGAGTGGGGCGCCCGCGTCGGCCGTGCCTTCGAGCAGGAGTGGCGCAGCCGCAACGGCACCATTACCAACAGCGTCTCCTACGACCCGCGCGGTTCGGCAACCGAGAGTACTCGCCGGGTGCTTGCCGGCGGCCGTCCGGACATGCTGTTCCTGCTGGCCCTGCCCAGCTATGCCCGCCAGGTACCACCGACGCTCGATTACTACGGCGCCGCCGACCTCCCCATCTATGCCACTTCGCATCTCTATGAAGGGCGCCCACAGCCGCTGCTCGACCATGACCTCGACGAGGTCAACTTCGTCGACATCCCCTGGCAGATTCCCGATGCGGCAGTGGGCGGAGTGGAGGCACTACCCTACCTTGCCAGCTTCCAGGAGCTGCATCAGGATGCCGACCCCTCCACCTTCCGACTGATGGCGATGGGCGTCGACGCCTATGAACTGGCACGCCGACTGCCGCAGTTCCAGTTACTGCCCGAAAGCGAGCTGTTCGGCGCCACGGGCCTGCTGGTCGCCGGGCATGACGGACGCATCGAGCGTCGCCTGCCCTGGGCACGCTTCGAGCGTGGCGTACCGCGCCCCATCCTGACCTTCGATCTGCTTGACGGCGACCTGGGCGGCAATGGCCAGCTCCGTTGA
- a CDS encoding YraN family protein, which produces MASSVDARARGARIERLAAEWLSARGLTLIASNQQFKGGELDLVMSDGETLVFVEVRHRSDIRHGHPLETVTATKQRRLVHAARFYLARNRLSCPCRFDVLAVIGSPPALDFEWVQGAFEAF; this is translated from the coding sequence ATGGCCAGCTCCGTTGACGCCCGCGCTCGCGGTGCGCGCATCGAGCGCCTGGCCGCGGAGTGGCTTTCGGCCCGGGGCCTCACGCTCATCGCCAGCAACCAGCAGTTCAAGGGCGGCGAGCTGGATCTGGTGATGAGCGATGGCGAGACGCTGGTCTTCGTCGAGGTCCGCCATCGCAGCGACATACGCCACGGCCACCCACTCGAGACCGTCACCGCCACCAAGCAGCGCCGGCTGGTCCATGCCGCGCGTTTTTATCTGGCGCGCAACCGGCTATCATGTCCCTGCCGTTTCGACGTGCTGGCCGTGATCGGCAGCCCGCCCGCGCTCGACTTCGAATGGGTACAGGGCGCCTTCGAAGCGTTCTGA
- a CDS encoding phosphoheptose isomerase produces the protein MDFQQRILGHFNASIDTKTYASEVLPPFIEVASQMMVQCLVNEGKILACGNGGSAGDSQHFSSELLNRFERERPSLPALALTTDTSTLTSIANDYSYSEVFSKQIRALGQPGDILLAISTSGNSGNVIQAIQAAHDRDMAVVALTGRDGGDMASLLGQDDCEIRVPATSTARIQEVHLLVIHCLCDLIDEQLFGSSE, from the coding sequence ATGGATTTTCAGCAACGCATACTCGGCCATTTCAACGCCAGCATCGACACCAAGACCTATGCCAGCGAGGTATTGCCACCCTTCATCGAGGTAGCAAGCCAGATGATGGTTCAGTGCCTGGTCAATGAAGGCAAGATACTGGCCTGTGGCAATGGAGGCAGCGCTGGCGACAGCCAGCACTTCTCCTCCGAGCTTCTCAATCGCTTCGAGCGCGAGCGCCCCAGCCTGCCGGCACTCGCGTTGACCACCGATACCTCGACGCTGACCTCGATCGCCAACGATTACAGCTACAGCGAGGTCTTCTCCAAGCAGATCAGAGCCCTCGGCCAACCCGGCGACATCCTGCTGGCCATTTCCACCAGCGGTAACTCAGGCAACGTCATCCAGGCGATCCAGGCGGCTCACGATCGCGACATGGCCGTGGTCGCCCTCACCGGCCGCGACGGCGGCGACATGGCCTCCCTGCTCGGCCAGGACGACTGCGAGATACGCGTCCCGGCGACTTCCACGGCACGCATCCAGGAGGTTCACCTGCTGGTGATCCACTGCCTGTGCGACCTCATCGATGAACAACTGTTCGGCAGCAGCGAGTAA
- a CDS encoding BON domain-containing protein produces MTTSTRLFVCLLAALTLALSGCTTVTGVTTPGTIDENYGKRTLGAQVEDESIETKIAHNLRRSDARLGDARINVDSYNGIVLLTGQVPSEELKQKANEVALEVRNVRDVHNELTVAANLPASQRLSDTWTNTRIRTTLAADQSIDTSRLRFVTENATVYIMGMVSRAEADRIVEAVADVGGIQRIVKVFDYLD; encoded by the coding sequence ATGACGACCTCAACCAGACTGTTCGTTTGCCTTCTGGCCGCCCTGACCCTCGCCCTCAGCGGCTGCACCACGGTCACCGGCGTCACCACCCCCGGCACCATCGACGAGAACTACGGCAAGCGTACGCTCGGCGCCCAAGTGGAAGACGAGAGCATCGAAACCAAGATTGCGCACAACCTGCGCCGCAGTGATGCACGACTCGGCGATGCGCGCATCAACGTCGACAGCTATAACGGCATCGTGCTCCTCACCGGCCAGGTGCCGAGCGAAGAGCTGAAGCAGAAGGCCAACGAAGTGGCGCTGGAAGTGCGCAATGTGCGCGACGTGCACAACGAGCTGACCGTAGCCGCCAACCTGCCGGCCAGCCAGCGCCTCTCGGACACCTGGACCAATACGCGCATTCGTACGACGCTGGCTGCCGATCAAAGCATCGATACCAGCCGACTGCGCTTCGTCACCGAGAATGCCACGGTTTATATCATGGGCATGGTCAGCCGCGCCGAAGCGGACCGCATCGTCGAGGCCGTGGCCGACGTCGGCGGCATCCAGCGAATCGTCAAGGTGTTCGATTATCTCGATTGA
- a CDS encoding ClpXP protease specificity-enhancing factor has translation MLSSRPYLARGLYEWLLDNDHTPYIVVDAEQPGVSVPRQFVQNGQIVLNVGPAAVRDLRIENDAVSFHARFGGQPMQVVVPMPALVAIYARENGVGMVFGHEPTMPAPQPDEEAASERPGLSSVESDKEGDAAAKPERDKATSSKKRPSLRVIK, from the coding sequence ATGTTGTCGAGCCGTCCCTATCTTGCCAGAGGCCTCTACGAGTGGCTTCTGGATAACGATCATACTCCCTATATCGTGGTGGATGCCGAACAGCCTGGTGTCAGCGTGCCGCGCCAGTTTGTGCAGAATGGACAGATAGTGCTCAACGTGGGACCCGCCGCCGTGCGGGACCTGCGCATCGAGAACGATGCCGTCAGCTTTCATGCCCGCTTCGGTGGGCAGCCCATGCAGGTCGTGGTGCCGATGCCGGCGTTGGTGGCGATCTATGCTCGCGAAAATGGAGTGGGCATGGTGTTCGGCCACGAACCGACCATGCCGGCGCCGCAGCCGGATGAAGAAGCCGCCAGCGAACGGCCTGGGCTCAGTAGCGTCGAGAGTGACAAAGAGGGCGATGCCGCGGCGAAGCCGGAGCGTGACAAGGCGACGTCGTCCAAGAAGCGGCCTTCGCTTCGCGTCATCAAGTAG